The following DNA comes from Methanosarcina vacuolata Z-761.
CGGTCGCAAATGAGGGTGCTCTCATGCTTTTTACAGTTAGCAGCAAGCCGGAGGCTGAAATTCTTGCCGGAACCCTTCTCAGGTCGGGAGTCAAAGGTGAGATCGTAGATAACACCGACTCTGAAGGGACTTACGATCAGTGGTTTTTTGTGGGAAGAAAACAAAAATAATGACCTATATTGTTTATCAGGCATGAACCCATTTATGTTAGCATGAGTAACCAGAAGATCCTAAAGGACTATTTAAGAAAGTGCAAAGCCGATGGACTTAAAGAAGCAACTATCAAAACGGCTGAAGTTACCCTTACACCATTTATTGATTGGTGTGATGACAAGGATCTACAAGCGTTTACACCCGATGATATATACGACTACCTGGACTTTATAGACAATTACAAACGGACAACCAAAGCTGGTAAAGTCATAAAGTATTCCCCAAATACAAAACAGCGGATCAGGATCGTACTCAAGAAGTTTTTAAGTTACGTAAATCCTGATCTCGGAGCGGTCATTAAACTGCGAAAATTAAAGGATGGGAAAATCCCAGAGGACATACTAACACAAGACGAAATAGAGAAACTTATCGAGGCTAGTAGAAGCACTAGGGATAGAGCCATTGTCGCTACTTTTTACGAAAGCGGGGCACGAAGAGGAGAATTATTGGAGGTACGATTAAAGCACGTAACATTCGATGAGAAGGGTGCTGTACTGAATATTCAAAAAGGGAAAACAGGCAGTCGCCGCATTAGACTCGTTTTGGCTTCTCCTTATTTAAGGCAGTGGATAGAAACCCATCCTTTGAAAAATGACCCCGATGCTTACCTCTTTTGCTCTAACAAGTCACCATACAATGTTATTACTTATGTGGGATTGGCTAAACAACTTCATGAAATCGCGAAAAGGGCAGGAATACAAAAACAAAGAGTGCATCCACATGCCTTCAGGCACGCAAGAGCAACCCATCTCGCAGAACTCTTGCCAGAACAACTTTTAAAAGAGTATTTGGGCTGGACTAAATCCTCTACAATGGCTAGTGTATACGTCCACCTCTCAGGCCGTGACATGGATAATGCAATACTGAAGCTTCATGGTATTGAGACCGACGACGCACCAAAAAAGCTAACAGTAAGTAAATGCCCCAGGTGCCGGGAAATCAACCCTGAAAATGCAGTATTTTGTCTAAGGTGCGGTTTACCACTCACACAGGAGGCGGCAATGACTGTCGAAACAACGAAAACAGAATACATGCAGGTTGCAGAGCTAGACGAAATACAGGAAATGAAAAATGAGTTACAACAACAGCGTGAAGAGATCTCTAAACTAAAGGAAACGATAAAACACGGGAAATAACTGCTTTAAAACAGATTTACAGGGCAGTTGAGGGTTAGTGAGTCTCTGTTTTCTCCCTCAATTTTTCGAAATACTGAATATAAAAATCGTCATATGCTTTGAGTTTAGAGAATAGGTCTATTTCCGGATTCGCTTTATAATAAGCATGCATCTCTTTTGTTTTATTCACAAATTCTATTTCTTCAGGAGAAATAGTACCCTCATAAATGTCTTTCTCGACACAGAAATCAAACATTCTTTCAATCAGTACCGGACCTATGTAGAGTGGAAGCTTCATTTCGAACAGCTCACCTGACTTGTCCAACTGATAATAGTAAGACATAAGTTCTGAGTTTTCATCCTTTATTTTCTTTAGCCCTGCTGCAAACTCTGTCTTTATGATTTCTGTTATTGATATTTCTACTCTTTTAGAAATATTAAGCTGGGTTATCAGCGTTTTTGATTCTTTGTCCTTTATTTTCTTTGCCTCGGTCTCAAGCACTGTCGTTAATATTTCTGCCTGGTTTGGAATATTCAGCTTTGTCATTATTCTTTTCATCATTTCCGTGAACAGACCTACAGCGCCTCCTAGAAACATGTCTTCCAAAATCCTTTGCTCCCATTCAGGATAGTCCTTCCCCCATTTATCAAAATCATGCTTGTAAAGCTCGTAAGCTATGGTATCTACAGTTTCAGGGTAATATTTTATGCAAGTATCAAAAAATGAACTTGACAGGAAGAGTTGAATGCGAAATTTATTGGCCATAGGGGAATCTGGGTGAAGAAGAAAAAACCGTTTGAGAACGATCTTTAAAGTTTTTTCATATTTTTTCAGTTGTATTTCAGGGAAATGAAGTCTGATGTTTTTTACATGTTCGATTTTCCCTATGTCCCAATTATTTGGTAATCCTGACTTCTTCGGTGGAACTTTCTCAATACACAAATAGGGCTCGTGTTGTAAATCTTTTAGATGTCTTTTCATGTTTCTTATATCGGTTATCCCATATTTTTTTTCTAAATGTTTTCTTATATATGGCTCTGGAACAGTATCGTTCTGACCTATAATGAACTCGATTATTCCAGCCTTTACTTCATTTCGCTTTAGGTGATCACTTGCAGTTATCTCCATACGTTCTAAAGTATGCTATATGGTTTAATAGGTTTTGTACAGTTTTGAGAAATGACATAGGACCTAATTTTTGAGAAATGACATAGGACCTAATTTTTGAGAAATGACATAGGACCTAATTTTCATCAAATACCACTTTTTATTATTTATAAAATAGTTACGGATTAATTATCGGTGATTAAAAGCGAAATTCAGTTTTGAAAATCGAAAAATCCAGAAAGTTAAGTATTCATTCCTAATATCGCTCCCAATTCGATGGGCAAAGAGCATGAAGTTCTCCAAGGGCAACTCCTTGAGAATAGAAGTGCAAGACAATTGCAATTTAAGGGTTAAACCGGTTCCACAAACCCGACAAGATTCTGAAGGAACCGGAACCGAAGCCCCAAGCTAACTAAAAGAAGAGGTATCGGTATGAAAACAATGACTTTAGAGAATAAAGACTTTGCCGCATGGGCAAAAGAAAAGTGCGCCCGTTATCCGGAAATCATAAAGTATATGCGAAATAGCTTTGACCCGTTGGAAAGGGCAATCGCGATCAGAATTATGAAAAACGCAGGAGTGGACCAGCTATGACTCCTTCTCAGAATACTTCAAGAACGCTATCAGTAAAGAAAACTCTCTATGCTCAGGAAATGAGTAACAAGGGAACTACAGATGGTCCACAAAGCAGAAGCCCCCCGAAAAATGGTTTGAAGTATATTCCCATGAAAACTGATCCAATCCTGACCGCAGACTATCCATACGACTATAGGATGGAGCTGCTGGACAGATTTACTCAGGTTAGTGAACCCGATGAAAAACTCGTAAACGAGATGTTCCAAGCCTTTGAAACATTAATTGCAGTGGGAATTGGCGATGAAGTCTTCGTTAGGAGGTGCTACAAATGGCCCTACGAGCGAATACATGGGGGGAGGAGGTCAGTAATGACCACATTCTACGTAGACACGATCTCTTATGTTCGTGTAACTAAGGACCCTCATGGGAATGGTTTCAAAATCGTTCCACTGACGGCCGGCCAAGTTCGAGCTTCACGTCACTCCTCCAATTATGAGAGGGATCTGCGAGATCTCTATTGTGAAGTTACACTGAACAGGAACGCAGACGAACAGGTCGCAAATGAACTTTTCCAAGAATTTGGGGCACTAATTGCAGTTAATTTCAAAAACGGCAGTTTCACTAGGAACGGCGGTTTCACCAGGAGGGGTACATAATGCCCCTCCCCGCGAATATCGACTCTATTATTCCTTTGGAAATGGTAGTTTATAATCAGTGGGTTCTCTGGAAATATGAAGAGGTAGACGGCAGGATGACAAAAGTCCCATATCAAACCAATGGGAAAAAAGCCGCTTCCACAAGGCCAGAAACTTGGACGACATTAGGTGACGTATTAAAAGTAGCTGATAACTTTGATGGTATCGGATTCGTATTTACTGAGGACTCCGGGATAGTAGGACTGGATTTCGACCATGTAAAAAAAGGAGCCATTTGGGACCTTGAGGCTCTCTACGAGATTCGAAGCCTCAATTCATACTCCGAATTATCTCCGAGTGGCGAAGGTGCTCACGTTTATGTATTTGCGAAATCCCCAGGCAACGTAAGAAAAAAAGGCAATCGGGAAATGTACAGCTCTGGTAGGTACTTCACAGTTACGGGAGACAAAATTCCTAATACTCCAGACAGCATAAATGAAAATCAGGAAGCTGTAAATGCACTTTACAAAAAGTGGTTCACTGAAGACAACAAGGAAAATACACGGATAAAGCACCCTGAGAGCGACAACCCCGATGAAGATATTATAAGCTTCTGCAAAAAATCGAAGAACGCGCAGAAGTTTGAAAAACTGTATGCTGGAAACGTCGAAGGATATCCGTCGCAATCTGAGGCTGATCTGGCTCTGTGCTCTATTATTGCCTTCTATACGCAGGATAAGGAACAGATCCAGAGAATATTTTCAGGATCGGGGCTATATCGGCCGGAAAAATGGGGACGTCGGCAAGACTATGTAGAAACCACGATTAAAAAAGCTCTCTCTGGCCTTACGGACGTGTATACAGGCGAAAAGAAAAAAGACCAATCTGCAAGGCAGAAAATAGAAGTTCCATTCGATGTCGTGGGCAACAGAATAATGCAGAAATTCCACATAATGACCTTGGACGATACGAAGGAAATTTTCCTTTATGAGAACGGCGTTTATAAAGCCGAAGGCGCGGAAACTAAAATAAACAAAGAAATCCGCGAGGAGTATACCAGGGTATACATAGATGAATGGAACGAAAAAATAGGAACTGATTTGCCTGAGCATCTGCCTGTGGGAAACGGTGTATATGTCAATGAAGTGATGAATTATATAAAAATAT
Coding sequences within:
- a CDS encoding phage/plasmid primase, P4 family, translating into MPLPANIDSIIPLEMVVYNQWVLWKYEEVDGRMTKVPYQTNGKKAASTRPETWTTLGDVLKVADNFDGIGFVFTEDSGIVGLDFDHVKKGAIWDLEALYEIRSLNSYSELSPSGEGAHVYVFAKSPGNVRKKGNREMYSSGRYFTVTGDKIPNTPDSINENQEAVNALYKKWFTEDNKENTRIKHPESDNPDEDIISFCKKSKNAQKFEKLYAGNVEGYPSQSEADLALCSIIAFYTQDKEQIQRIFSGSGLYRPEKWGRRQDYVETTIKKALSGLTDVYTGEKKKDQSARQKIEVPFDVVGNRIMQKFHIMTLDDTKEIFLYENGVYKAEGAETKINKEIREEYTRVYIDEWNEKIGTDLPEHLPVGNGVYVNEVMNYIKIYTAKNRVEIDQGQEDLINLKNGIFNFETLKLEPHDPEKYMIRQIPVIYDPEAQCPQISKFLSSVVHEENVKVLIEFAGYALLPTTRMQKALMLYGNGGNGKSIFLRFLIAFVGEANTSNESLQRLETDKFAVSNLYGKLLNVFPDLSDQALGHNDTFKALVGGDRMRAEKKYKDAFAFYNIARLVYSANKIPPAKDDTRAYYRRWILVEFPNVFEGSNEDKDLIRKLTTEDELSGFLNLAIEGVFEAVYVNEKFSYSRSIGDVEKLYKKNSSPVEAFAEQCLIPSDSNTEKTTMYDAFMTWAKNNNVKALSYIGFCKKMKSLGYTDARPWGDRHESRGNVWAGISIDMGKVEKTQPVSKETTGDIWDGMTGFKPPL
- a CDS encoding tyrosine-type recombinase/integrase, which produces MSNQKILKDYLRKCKADGLKEATIKTAEVTLTPFIDWCDDKDLQAFTPDDIYDYLDFIDNYKRTTKAGKVIKYSPNTKQRIRIVLKKFLSYVNPDLGAVIKLRKLKDGKIPEDILTQDEIEKLIEASRSTRDRAIVATFYESGARRGELLEVRLKHVTFDEKGAVLNIQKGKTGSRRIRLVLASPYLRQWIETHPLKNDPDAYLFCSNKSPYNVITYVGLAKQLHEIAKRAGIQKQRVHPHAFRHARATHLAELLPEQLLKEYLGWTKSSTMASVYVHLSGRDMDNAILKLHGIETDDAPKKLTVSKCPRCREINPENAVFCLRCGLPLTQEAAMTVETTKTEYMQVAELDEIQEMKNELQQQREEISKLKETIKHGK